In one Carassius carassius chromosome 14, fCarCar2.1, whole genome shotgun sequence genomic region, the following are encoded:
- the slc8a3 gene encoding sodium/calcium exchanger 3 isoform X5 translates to MVDMSLQKDIPDRKLSSEEEEARRIAEMGKPVLGKHAKIEIIIEESYEFKSTVDKLIKKTNLALVVGTNSWREQFMEAITVSAGDEDEDEGGEERLPSCFDYVMHFLTVFWKVLFACVPPTEYWNGWACFIVSIVIIGLLTAVIGDLASHFGCTIGLKDSVTAVVFVALGTSIPDTFASKVAAVQDSYADASIGNVTGSNAVNVFLGIGVAWSVAAIYWHMQGRAFEVQAGSLAFSVTLFTIFAFLAVGVLLYRRRPHIGGELGGPRTQRIFTTLFFFGLWFLYILFSSLESYCHIQGF, encoded by the exons ATGGTGGACATGAGCCTTCAGAAAG ATATTCCAGACAGGAAGTTGTCATCAGAAGAGGAGGAAGCCAGAAGAATAGCAGAGATGGGGAAGCCTGTATTGGGCAAGCATGCAAAAATAGAGATTATCATTGAGGAGTCATATGAGTttaag AGTACAGTAGATAAGCTGATTAAGAAGACTAACTTGGCTCTGGTCGTGGGCACAAATTCCTGGAGAGAACAATTCATGGAGGCCATAACTGTCAGTGCAG GAGATGAGGACGAGGATGAGGGGGGAGAGGAACGTCTGCCATCTTGTTTCGACTATGTCATGCACTTCCTGACTGTGTTCTGGAAGGTTCTGTTCGCCTGCGTCCCGCCCACGGAATATTGGAACGGGTGGGCGTGTTTCATTGTTTCCATTGTGATCATCGGTCTATTGACTGCTGTGATCGGTGATCTGGCCAGTCACTTCGGCTGCACCATTGGCCTAAAGGACTCAGTCACCGCTGTGGTGTTTGTAGCCCTGGGAACATCCATCCCTG ATACCTTTGCCAGTAAAGTTGCAGCGGTGCAGGACAGTTACGCAGACGCATCGATCGGTAACGTGACCGGTAGCAATGCTGTGAACGTTTTTTTGGGAATCGGTGTTGCGTGGTCAGTGGCTGCCATCTACTGGCACATGCAGGGTCGTGCGTTCGAGGTGCAGGCAGGTTCCCTGGCATTTTCGGTCACTCTTTTCACCATCTTTGCCTTCCTGGCAGTAGGCGTCCTGCTGTACCGGCGGAGGCCTCACATCGGTGGAGAGCTGGGCGGCCCGCGCACACAGCGCATCTTCACGACACTCTTTTTCTTCGGTCTCTGGTTTCTCTACATCCTTTTCTCCAGTCTTGAGTCTTACTGTCATATACAGGGCTTCTGA
- the slc8a3 gene encoding sodium/calcium exchanger 3 isoform X4, producing the protein MVDMSLQKALLLADDIPDRKLSSEEEEARRIAEMGKPVLGKHAKIEIIIEESYEFKSTVDKLIKKTNLALVVGTNSWREQFMEAITVSAGDEDEDEGGEERLPSCFDYVMHFLTVFWKVLFACVPPTEYWNGWACFIVSIVIIGLLTAVIGDLASHFGCTIGLKDSVTAVVFVALGTSIPDTFASKVAAVQDSYADASIGNVTGSNAVNVFLGIGVAWSVAAIYWHMQGRAFEVQAGSLAFSVTLFTIFAFLAVGVLLYRRRPHIGGELGGPRTQRIFTTLFFFGLWFLYILFSSLESYCHIQGF; encoded by the exons ATGGTGGACATGAGCCTTCAGAAAG CTCTGTTATTAGCTGATG ATATTCCAGACAGGAAGTTGTCATCAGAAGAGGAGGAAGCCAGAAGAATAGCAGAGATGGGGAAGCCTGTATTGGGCAAGCATGCAAAAATAGAGATTATCATTGAGGAGTCATATGAGTttaag AGTACAGTAGATAAGCTGATTAAGAAGACTAACTTGGCTCTGGTCGTGGGCACAAATTCCTGGAGAGAACAATTCATGGAGGCCATAACTGTCAGTGCAG GAGATGAGGACGAGGATGAGGGGGGAGAGGAACGTCTGCCATCTTGTTTCGACTATGTCATGCACTTCCTGACTGTGTTCTGGAAGGTTCTGTTCGCCTGCGTCCCGCCCACGGAATATTGGAACGGGTGGGCGTGTTTCATTGTTTCCATTGTGATCATCGGTCTATTGACTGCTGTGATCGGTGATCTGGCCAGTCACTTCGGCTGCACCATTGGCCTAAAGGACTCAGTCACCGCTGTGGTGTTTGTAGCCCTGGGAACATCCATCCCTG ATACCTTTGCCAGTAAAGTTGCAGCGGTGCAGGACAGTTACGCAGACGCATCGATCGGTAACGTGACCGGTAGCAATGCTGTGAACGTTTTTTTGGGAATCGGTGTTGCGTGGTCAGTGGCTGCCATCTACTGGCACATGCAGGGTCGTGCGTTCGAGGTGCAGGCAGGTTCCCTGGCATTTTCGGTCACTCTTTTCACCATCTTTGCCTTCCTGGCAGTAGGCGTCCTGCTGTACCGGCGGAGGCCTCACATCGGTGGAGAGCTGGGCGGCCCGCGCACACAGCGCATCTTCACGACACTCTTTTTCTTCGGTCTCTGGTTTCTCTACATCCTTTTCTCCAGTCTTGAGTCTTACTGTCATATACAGGGCTTCTGA